The following proteins come from a genomic window of Edaphobacter sp. 4G125:
- a CDS encoding glycine betaine ABC transporter substrate-binding protein has product MTLQVSGVVSQRVSQSRSDWLGRCLQAGMVCCLFLCVACAPPRSSRIVIGAKNFTEQVVLGELLAQEIEEVTGQPVDRRFYLAGSYLCQQALVSGRIDGYVEYTGTALTAILKQPLPPVGQRDRAHVFETVRQFYDQSYRVRVEPGLGFENTFAMVVRGDEARKLGLKTISDAVPHALQMKLGVGYEFEQRPDGLRGLESVYGLKFNSNPRTMDLGLLYRALSAKQVDMVAGNSTDGPIQAMGFVVLEDDKHYFPPYEAVPLVREDSLRRHPGIQLAMDKLAGKISAEEIRKMNNAVDGQHRDVSAVVREFRKSKGL; this is encoded by the coding sequence ATGACTCTGCAAGTCAGTGGCGTAGTCAGTCAGCGGGTTAGCCAGTCACGGAGCGACTGGTTGGGGCGATGCTTGCAGGCTGGGATGGTCTGTTGTTTGTTTCTCTGCGTTGCCTGTGCACCTCCACGTTCTTCGCGCATTGTTATTGGAGCGAAGAACTTCACTGAGCAGGTTGTACTGGGGGAGTTGCTGGCCCAGGAGATCGAAGAGGTTACCGGTCAGCCTGTTGATCGCAGATTCTATTTAGCGGGAAGTTATTTGTGCCAGCAAGCGCTAGTGAGCGGCCGCATCGATGGCTATGTGGAGTACACCGGTACAGCGCTTACCGCGATTCTGAAGCAGCCGCTACCTCCTGTTGGCCAGCGTGATCGAGCGCATGTTTTTGAGACAGTGCGACAGTTCTACGATCAAAGTTATCGCGTTCGCGTAGAACCGGGGCTGGGCTTCGAGAACACCTTTGCGATGGTGGTGCGTGGCGACGAGGCTAGGAAACTTGGGCTGAAGACAATCTCCGATGCCGTGCCTCATGCGCTACAGATGAAGCTTGGAGTCGGTTACGAATTTGAACAGCGTCCAGATGGACTGCGGGGGTTGGAATCGGTTTACGGACTGAAGTTTAATAGCAATCCTCGGACGATGGATCTAGGGCTGTTGTATCGAGCACTTTCGGCCAAACAGGTGGACATGGTGGCAGGAAATTCAACCGATGGTCCGATTCAGGCCATGGGATTTGTAGTGCTGGAAGATGATAAGCACTATTTCCCGCCGTATGAGGCTGTGCCACTGGTGCGCGAAGATTCGTTACGACGGCATCCTGGAATCCAGCTTGCGATGGATAAGCTGGCTGGAAAGATAAGCGCAGAGGAAATTCGTAAGATGAATAACGCCGTGGATGGACAGCACAGGGATGTATCTGCGGTTGTCCGCGAATTCAGGAAAAGCAAGGGACTCTAG
- a CDS encoding ABC transporter permease: protein MMQFLNQYGWEIGRLTFEHLWLTFSAMLFAVAIGLPLGILLTRRPRLAKPVIGFANVIQTVPSLALFGLLLPVPWMGENAARLAIVALTGYALLPILRNTYAGIMSVDVQLADIADAMGMTGWQRLRKIELPLAASVILAGVRTATVICVGVATIAAAIGAGGLGELIFRGVASVDNQLVLAGAAPAALLALIADGALAWVEKKLTVRR from the coding sequence ATGATGCAGTTCCTGAACCAATACGGATGGGAGATCGGCAGGCTTACCTTTGAGCACTTGTGGCTGACTTTCAGCGCAATGCTATTCGCTGTTGCTATCGGGTTGCCTCTGGGGATACTGCTGACGCGCAGGCCCCGATTAGCCAAGCCCGTGATCGGATTTGCCAATGTCATCCAGACAGTTCCCAGTCTGGCGCTCTTCGGGCTTCTATTACCGGTGCCATGGATGGGAGAGAATGCTGCTCGGCTTGCCATTGTTGCGCTAACTGGGTATGCTCTGCTGCCCATCCTGCGAAACACCTATGCGGGAATCATGAGTGTCGATGTTCAGTTGGCCGATATCGCGGATGCGATGGGGATGACTGGCTGGCAGAGACTCAGAAAAATAGAGCTGCCGTTGGCGGCCAGCGTGATTCTGGCCGGGGTGAGGACCGCGACCGTAATTTGTGTTGGGGTGGCGACCATTGCCGCAGCCATCGGTGCAGGCGGGCTGGGAGAGCTGATCTTTCGCGGAGTTGCCAGCGTGGATAATCAGCTTGTGCTGGCAGGTGCAGCTCCCGCGGCCCTCTTGGCCTTGATTGCGGATGGGGCATTGGCGTGGGTGGAGAAGAAGTTAACGGTGCGGAGATGA
- a CDS encoding ATP-binding cassette domain-containing protein translates to MPTVGVEFAKVSYTPAGGHLVLDDISLALAAGTTTALLGRSGSGKTTLLRMVNGLTQPTAGKVMVRGQRVSELLCADDRVHLRRGIGYVIQEAGLFPHMTIERNAGLALELEGRLRAEIVARAREILEQVGLNFDALRGRFPWQLSGGQRQRVGLARALALEPPVLLMDEPFGALDPLTRSEMQEMLKGLLAPMGKTVLLVTHDLEEALYLADRIVILENGRVVADTPSNEFLRSENSHVKNYIASIRRAVQG, encoded by the coding sequence ATGCCCACAGTAGGCGTTGAGTTCGCAAAAGTGAGCTATACGCCTGCAGGTGGGCATCTTGTTTTGGACGACATCTCTCTTGCGCTTGCTGCCGGAACAACGACCGCACTGTTGGGGCGCAGCGGTTCAGGAAAGACCACATTGCTGCGTATGGTGAATGGATTGACGCAGCCCACAGCAGGGAAAGTGATGGTTCGCGGCCAGAGAGTAAGCGAGCTGCTGTGTGCGGACGACCGGGTCCATCTGCGGCGCGGAATTGGCTATGTGATCCAGGAGGCCGGCCTCTTTCCACACATGACAATCGAGCGGAATGCAGGGCTTGCCCTGGAGCTGGAGGGACGGCTAAGAGCGGAGATCGTGGCGCGAGCTCGTGAGATTCTGGAGCAGGTGGGATTGAATTTTGATGCGCTTCGGGGAAGGTTTCCCTGGCAGCTTTCAGGCGGGCAGAGGCAACGGGTGGGGTTGGCCCGGGCACTAGCTCTGGAGCCTCCTGTGCTATTGATGGACGAGCCTTTCGGTGCTCTCGATCCACTAACGCGGAGCGAGATGCAAGAGATGCTGAAGGGGCTGCTGGCGCCCATGGGAAAGACTGTCCTGCTGGTCACCCATGATCTTGAAGAGGCGCTATACCTTGCAGACCGCATTGTGATTCTTGAGAACGGACGGGTGGTGGCCGATACACCCTCCAACGAGTTTCTTCGGTCTGAAAATTCTCATGTAAAAAACTATATTGCTTCGATCCGTCGCGCGGTGCAGGGATGA
- a CDS encoding ATP-binding protein, whose product MRRRPRRGPNDSESTGKSGQELPANQPAPLRPSYPDPVPPQAAEPEIVAGSESTESSEPALVAPVVPEQKVVVETQPDSVTTPPAEQPPARSPKGYVVLTIGLPGSGKTTWYKRRGVTPLSSDLLRTILFDDITEQRYQGLVFSTLRSLLRARLIAKMPWNYVDATNLSPHERRQWIRMAKSFGYEVQAVFFDVPLAVCLERNRKRDRAVAEEVMQKMSERLRAPSFKEGFDKITIVRVKGQPGSGGGAPVGGSDSPEADPEAAL is encoded by the coding sequence ATGAGACGACGCCCAAGACGTGGACCGAATGATTCGGAGTCCACGGGCAAGAGCGGGCAGGAGCTGCCCGCAAATCAACCTGCGCCCTTGAGGCCCTCTTACCCGGACCCTGTTCCGCCACAGGCGGCTGAGCCTGAGATAGTGGCTGGCTCAGAGAGCACAGAAAGCTCTGAGCCTGCTCTGGTTGCTCCCGTTGTTCCGGAGCAGAAGGTTGTAGTGGAGACTCAGCCGGATTCGGTGACCACTCCACCTGCGGAACAGCCTCCAGCGAGGTCGCCCAAAGGTTATGTGGTTTTGACGATTGGACTGCCCGGGTCTGGAAAGACGACCTGGTATAAACGTCGTGGAGTCACCCCACTTTCAAGCGACCTGCTGCGGACGATCCTGTTCGACGACATTACGGAGCAACGCTACCAAGGGCTGGTATTTTCTACATTGCGTAGCCTTTTGCGGGCTCGGCTGATCGCCAAGATGCCGTGGAACTATGTCGACGCCACCAATTTGTCGCCTCATGAGCGGCGACAGTGGATACGCATGGCGAAGAGCTTTGGCTACGAGGTGCAGGCAGTCTTCTTCGATGTTCCGCTGGCGGTATGCCTGGAGCGGAATCGCAAGCGCGATCGCGCGGTTGCCGAAGAGGTAATGCAGAAGATGTCGGAACGTCTGCGTGCGCCTTCCTTCAAGGAAGGCTTCGATAAGATCACGATCGTTCGAGTAAAGGGACAGCCAGGGAGTGGTGGCGGTGCTCCAGTTGGCGGCAGTGATAGTCCGGAGGCCGATCCGGAAGCTGCGCTGTAA
- the gap gene encoding type I glyceraldehyde-3-phosphate dehydrogenase produces MAVKVGINGFGRIGRNVFRSALGNPDIEFVAVNDLTTPATLAHLLKYDSILGNLHHDIKHGPDFISVDGKQVKVFAERDPSKLDWASVGAQVVVESTGFFTDAEKAKAHLGSTVKKVIISAPASNEDITIVLGVNEGKYDPSKHNVISNASCTTNCLAPVVKVLHDTFGIVNGLMNTIHSYTNDQVVLDAPHKDLRRARAAALSMIPTSTGAAKALKLVIPEMAGKLDGFSIRVPTPTVSVVDLTFLAEKPVSVESINAAIKAAAEGPMKGILGYTEEELVSSDFRGNPLSSIFDSKLTKVIGNTGKIISWYDNEWGYSNRVKDLILFLEKKGL; encoded by the coding sequence ATGGCTGTAAAGGTAGGTATCAACGGCTTTGGCCGCATCGGGCGGAACGTCTTCCGCAGCGCTCTGGGAAATCCTGACATTGAGTTTGTCGCCGTCAACGACCTGACCACGCCGGCCACACTCGCGCATCTGCTCAAGTACGATTCAATCCTCGGCAATCTTCACCATGACATCAAGCATGGACCCGACTTCATCTCCGTCGACGGAAAGCAGGTCAAGGTCTTCGCGGAGCGTGATCCCTCCAAGCTTGACTGGGCCTCCGTCGGAGCTCAGGTGGTCGTTGAATCCACAGGCTTCTTCACCGATGCCGAAAAAGCCAAGGCCCATCTCGGCTCGACCGTCAAAAAAGTCATCATTTCGGCGCCTGCTAGCAACGAAGACATCACCATCGTGCTCGGCGTCAACGAAGGCAAGTACGACCCTTCCAAGCACAACGTCATCTCCAACGCGAGTTGCACGACAAACTGTCTCGCTCCCGTCGTCAAGGTCCTGCATGACACTTTTGGAATCGTGAACGGCCTCATGAACACGATCCACAGTTATACCAATGACCAGGTCGTGCTCGATGCCCCGCACAAGGACCTTCGCCGCGCACGCGCCGCTGCGCTCTCGATGATCCCCACGAGCACCGGCGCCGCCAAGGCTCTCAAGCTCGTCATCCCTGAGATGGCCGGCAAGCTTGACGGCTTCTCTATCCGCGTCCCGACCCCAACCGTCTCGGTTGTCGATCTCACCTTCCTGGCAGAGAAGCCTGTCTCAGTGGAGAGCATTAACGCCGCCATCAAGGCCGCCGCTGAAGGCCCGATGAAGGGAATCCTCGGCTACACCGAAGAGGAGTTGGTCTCCAGCGACTTCCGAGGAAACCCGCTCTCTTCGATCTTCGACTCCAAACTGACCAAGGTCATCGGGAACACCGGCAAGATCATCAGCTGGTATGACAACGAGTGGGGTTATTCCAACCGCGTCAAGGACCTCATCCTCTTCCTCGAGAAGAAGGGTCTCTAA
- a CDS encoding acyltransferase family protein — MTTEQLLEHGFVANPNVRTRRPPLDALTGLRFFAAFYVMSFHYGAAFTHRAHMPRAVTNFLEHGSLGVCLFFLLSGFILFYTYAGNLKTGRDRYRFFVARFCRIYPVYLLAAAVTCFAVRGLPTGHNLMYFTLLQSWTPAASPSGYAWIMQAWTLSVETFFYCSFPLLLPLVERLRSRHLTWMLLFIVGITAGLLELPFQHAGMTSPVQGIFLPLLRLPEFILGMLLGSLFLHRTTGSTPWWQNDWITLIVMFPPIALIASGKFSKAVALACLFWFIWAIYRLASGKGWLTKLLSSRIFILLGGASYSIYLLQWPIRDLMRQYVAPLHPGLDAILSPVILITLSILIFLYYEEPLRERLRTILASSNRS; from the coding sequence GTGACGACCGAACAGCTACTGGAACACGGCTTTGTTGCCAACCCCAATGTGCGGACGCGCCGCCCACCATTGGATGCACTTACTGGATTACGTTTTTTTGCAGCATTCTATGTAATGTCGTTCCACTATGGCGCTGCGTTCACCCATCGGGCGCATATGCCCAGAGCAGTAACTAATTTTCTCGAGCATGGTTCGCTAGGGGTTTGCCTTTTCTTCCTGCTCTCCGGATTCATCCTTTTCTATACATATGCGGGCAACCTGAAAACTGGACGGGATCGCTATCGCTTTTTCGTCGCAAGGTTCTGCCGTATCTATCCGGTCTATCTGCTTGCAGCAGCCGTGACATGTTTCGCAGTACGAGGGTTGCCCACAGGTCACAACCTCATGTACTTTACCCTGTTGCAGAGCTGGACTCCCGCTGCCTCTCCAAGCGGCTATGCATGGATCATGCAAGCGTGGACGCTCTCTGTTGAAACATTCTTTTATTGCAGCTTTCCACTTTTATTACCTCTCGTGGAACGTCTGCGGAGCCGTCATCTCACTTGGATGCTTTTATTTATTGTGGGAATAACAGCGGGCCTTCTCGAACTTCCATTTCAGCACGCCGGAATGACAAGTCCGGTTCAGGGAATCTTTCTCCCTCTGCTTCGTCTACCCGAATTCATTCTGGGCATGCTACTCGGTTCTCTGTTTCTTCACCGTACCACCGGTTCAACACCCTGGTGGCAGAACGACTGGATTACCTTAATCGTAATGTTTCCTCCGATCGCCTTGATCGCTTCGGGGAAGTTTTCAAAAGCAGTTGCACTGGCCTGCCTCTTCTGGTTCATCTGGGCGATCTACCGGCTGGCATCTGGCAAGGGATGGCTTACCAAACTTCTTTCCAGTCGCATCTTTATCCTTCTAGGCGGCGCAAGCTACTCCATCTACTTATTGCAATGGCCGATTCGTGATCTGATGCGGCAATATGTTGCTCCTTTACACCCCGGTCTGGATGCTATTCTCTCCCCTGTCATTCTTATCACACTCTCTATCCTGATCTTCCTCTACTACGAGGAGCCCTTGCGAGAACGCCTGCGAACGATCCTCGCGAGTTCGAATCGTTCCTGA
- a CDS encoding DUF6629 family protein has translation MCFSAAANFVGSGVLGAVGVMTLTKVKHKRELLFASLPTLFAVHQFIEGFVWLGLDGRLSPEVTHKMGAAFVLYAQGLLPFLIPLAVLLFEPDRKSRQRMLPFLALGTGTTLYMLWALIAYPLDIFVKSHSIVYINEGTNNTALAVLYVVSTCGSLFFSKVRDMVIFGAANLAILLVVMAVKRYAFTSLWCAYAAAASVIILAYFWRSKLKRPFPYGDAIWG, from the coding sequence GTGTGTTTTTCAGCAGCAGCGAATTTTGTGGGCAGCGGTGTGCTCGGGGCTGTCGGGGTGATGACCCTCACGAAGGTGAAGCATAAGCGAGAGCTGCTATTTGCATCGCTCCCAACGCTTTTTGCCGTACACCAATTTATTGAAGGATTTGTCTGGCTTGGTCTAGATGGGAGGCTCTCACCAGAGGTGACGCATAAGATGGGAGCAGCCTTTGTGTTGTATGCGCAAGGACTGCTGCCTTTTCTGATTCCGCTGGCCGTATTGTTATTCGAACCGGACCGTAAGAGCAGACAAAGAATGCTTCCATTCCTGGCGCTGGGTACTGGGACGACGCTGTACATGCTGTGGGCGTTGATTGCGTATCCGTTGGATATCTTCGTCAAGAGCCATAGCATCGTTTACATCAACGAAGGAACCAACAATACGGCGCTTGCCGTGCTGTATGTGGTCTCAACGTGCGGTTCTCTGTTCTTTTCGAAGGTGCGTGACATGGTCATCTTCGGTGCAGCGAACCTCGCCATTCTGCTGGTTGTAATGGCAGTAAAGCGCTATGCCTTTACTTCGCTCTGGTGCGCTTATGCGGCTGCAGCGAGCGTGATCATCCTGGCGTATTTCTGGAGAAGCAAGCTGAAGAGGCCGTTTCCCTATGGGGATGCTATCTGGGGGTAG
- a CDS encoding RidA family protein: MTRMNIPGTSPYEPIIGFSRAVRLGNHVHVSGTGPVGADDKDVAEQTDQCLTLIATALKNAGSSIEHVYRTRMFLTRTEDWETIGRVHGKFFSLIRPAATMVVVKELLDPRWNIEIEADALIPE, from the coding sequence ATGACTCGCATGAACATTCCCGGCACCAGCCCCTACGAGCCCATTATCGGATTCTCCCGAGCTGTTCGCCTCGGTAATCACGTTCACGTCTCGGGGACCGGCCCGGTCGGCGCCGATGACAAGGATGTGGCTGAGCAAACCGATCAATGTCTTACTCTCATCGCTACTGCTCTTAAAAACGCCGGTTCCTCGATTGAGCACGTCTACCGCACCCGCATGTTTCTTACCCGCACCGAGGATTGGGAGACCATAGGCCGTGTCCACGGAAAATTCTTCTCTCTCATACGCCCTGCTGCCACGATGGTCGTCGTCAAAGAACTGCTTGACCCGCGCTGGAACATTGAGATCGAAGCTGACGCTCTTATCCCGGAATAA
- a CDS encoding phosphoglycerate kinase, producing the protein MSKLSIRDLDLTNKRVLIRVDFNVPLTVDGSDSAARITDDTRIRETIPTIEYALRRKARVILCSHLGRPKGKVVPTMSLRPVVDRLRELLDHVLGEDENVAFSPDCVGDIATEMVGNLEPGQPLLLENLRFHAEEEKNDPVFARQLATLCDIYINDAFGSAHRAHASTEGITHYVPVSAAGLLMEKELTYLSKAVSDPIKPFVAIIGGAKVSDKIEVIDSLLDRATSLIIGGGMAYTFLNAKGQSTGKSLVEADKIDIAKAALDKAAKKGVNLLLPIDHVLADKFAADAKTQIFSGSGSFPADWMGLDIGPESIKLFSKEIADAITIVWNGPMGVFEMPAFAKGTNAIAKAVAANHDATSIVGGGDSVAAVQQSGVAGKISHISTGGGASLEFLEGKILPGVAALTDK; encoded by the coding sequence ATGTCGAAGCTGTCCATCCGTGATCTGGATCTCACGAACAAGCGCGTCCTCATCCGTGTCGATTTCAACGTTCCCCTCACGGTGGATGGCTCTGACAGCGCCGCGCGCATCACTGACGATACCCGTATCCGCGAAACCATTCCCACGATTGAATACGCCCTGCGCCGTAAGGCCCGGGTCATCCTCTGTTCCCATCTGGGCCGTCCCAAGGGCAAGGTCGTTCCCACAATGAGCCTTCGTCCTGTCGTCGATCGGCTGCGAGAGCTGCTCGACCACGTGCTCGGCGAAGATGAGAACGTCGCATTCTCTCCTGATTGCGTCGGAGACATCGCTACCGAGATGGTCGGAAATCTTGAGCCTGGCCAGCCGCTGCTACTCGAGAATCTTCGTTTCCACGCTGAAGAAGAAAAAAACGATCCTGTGTTTGCACGTCAGCTCGCTACTCTCTGCGACATCTATATCAATGATGCCTTTGGCAGCGCACACCGAGCCCATGCATCAACTGAAGGCATCACGCATTATGTCCCTGTATCGGCTGCTGGACTGCTCATGGAAAAAGAGCTCACTTATCTCAGCAAAGCCGTCAGCGATCCCATCAAACCTTTTGTCGCTATCATTGGCGGCGCCAAGGTCTCCGACAAGATCGAGGTTATCGACAGCCTGCTCGACCGAGCCACATCGCTGATCATCGGCGGAGGCATGGCCTACACCTTCCTCAATGCTAAAGGTCAAAGCACTGGTAAATCGCTTGTAGAAGCCGATAAGATCGACATCGCAAAAGCTGCGCTCGATAAGGCCGCAAAAAAGGGAGTCAACTTGCTTCTCCCTATTGACCATGTGCTCGCCGATAAGTTCGCCGCGGATGCCAAAACTCAGATCTTCTCCGGCAGTGGATCATTCCCCGCCGATTGGATGGGCCTCGATATCGGTCCCGAATCCATAAAGCTTTTCAGTAAAGAGATTGCCGACGCCATCACAATCGTCTGGAACGGCCCGATGGGTGTCTTTGAGATGCCAGCTTTTGCCAAGGGCACCAACGCCATCGCCAAAGCCGTCGCGGCCAACCACGATGCCACTAGCATCGTTGGAGGAGGCGACTCCGTGGCCGCCGTACAACAATCCGGTGTAGCCGGCAAGATCTCGCACATCTCCACCGGCGGCGGAGCTTCGCTTGAGTTCCTCGAAGGCAAAATCCTGCCTGGCGTCGCTGCACTCACAGACAAATAA
- the tpiA gene encoding triose-phosphate isomerase: MRKLLIAANWKMYKTPVESTAFLTSFFPLVKNNTSTEIVLCPSMTSLPALVDAARGKTVSIGAQNMHWLAEGAYTGETSPTMLTAIGVTHVLIGHSERRQYFNETDTTVNLKLKSALAHSLLPIVCVGEHLNEREQNLTADVLNLQVSVALEGINPAALGSLVIAYEPVWAIGTGRTATPEIAEEAHKIIRAKVASIAGSDIAASTRILYGGSVKPDNAQTLCCLEDIDGALVGGASLDPASFSQIIANATQTA, encoded by the coding sequence ATGCGCAAACTCCTGATCGCTGCCAACTGGAAGATGTATAAGACTCCCGTAGAGTCCACGGCCTTTCTTACCAGCTTCTTTCCCCTTGTCAAAAACAATACTTCCACCGAGATCGTCCTCTGTCCTTCTATGACCTCGCTTCCTGCGCTCGTCGATGCGGCGCGCGGCAAAACCGTCTCCATCGGAGCTCAGAATATGCACTGGCTCGCTGAGGGCGCATATACCGGCGAAACCTCGCCCACCATGTTGACCGCCATCGGAGTCACACACGTCCTGATCGGTCACTCCGAGCGACGCCAGTACTTCAACGAGACCGACACCACCGTCAACCTCAAGCTCAAATCTGCTCTCGCTCACTCACTCCTCCCCATCGTCTGCGTCGGCGAACATCTCAACGAACGCGAACAGAACCTCACCGCTGATGTCCTTAATCTTCAGGTCTCTGTGGCCCTCGAAGGCATCAATCCGGCGGCTCTTGGCTCGCTCGTTATCGCTTATGAGCCCGTATGGGCCATTGGCACCGGCCGTACCGCCACTCCCGAGATCGCAGAAGAGGCCCACAAGATTATCCGCGCAAAGGTCGCCTCCATCGCAGGCTCTGACATCGCCGCCTCTACCCGCATCCTCTATGGCGGCTCCGTCAAACCCGACAACGCTCAAACGCTGTGCTGCCTTGAGGACATCGACGGCGCGCTCGTTGGCGGAGCCTCTCTTGATCCTGCGTCCTTCTCGCAGATCATCGCCAATGCCACCCAAACTGCATAA
- the lepB gene encoding signal peptidase I: MASWVRDLVISVAVSAFIIIFLYQPVRVEGTSMLPVLEDQDRLFVNKLAYRVGEIHRGDVVVFLYPRDRQKSYIKRVIALPGDDLKIDHGRVYVNGTPLTEKYVPPRFEDSRSLPEMIVPEHEYFVMGDHRSISSDSRDFGPVDRDLIYGKAAFVYWPMEQVGVVH, from the coding sequence ATGGCCTCGTGGGTGAGAGATCTGGTGATCTCAGTCGCTGTATCGGCTTTCATCATCATCTTTTTGTACCAGCCGGTTCGTGTGGAAGGTACCAGCATGTTGCCGGTTCTGGAAGATCAGGACCGCCTCTTCGTCAACAAACTTGCTTATAGGGTAGGAGAGATCCATCGAGGCGATGTCGTGGTCTTTCTCTATCCTCGGGATCGCCAGAAGAGCTATATCAAGCGCGTGATAGCGTTGCCCGGTGACGATCTCAAGATTGATCATGGGCGAGTTTATGTGAATGGGACGCCATTGACCGAAAAGTATGTTCCTCCCCGCTTTGAGGACAGTCGCTCGCTGCCGGAAATGATTGTTCCAGAGCATGAGTATTTCGTTATGGGTGATCATCGTTCGATTTCCAGCGATAGTCGCGACTTTGGGCCCGTCGATCGCGATCTGATCTATGGCAAAGCGGCATTTGTCTATTGGCCTATGGAACAAGTCGGCGTCGTCCACTAA
- a CDS encoding serine hydrolase codes for MVNSLLRRLICSGAIGILMGQGMLWAASLPKSKTDSSLESKIATIAATHQGHVALYATQLNTGKTIALDADRPVQTASVIKLAILFEAMEQVRAGKAHWDEKLTLAKDDGVSGSGVLMFFDTPLTLTLKDVLTMMVIVSDNTATNLAIDRFGVDTVNARIAWLGLKDTHLYKKIGKPASGPMPADQPKFGLGKTTAREMATIMERIGLCQLAGPGESSRPGDAAICQAALTMLRNQFYRNTIPRYLEKLDSSEEGSGIASKTGSLNAVRNDVAIVAGKSGPMVISIFTYENEDKSWTADNEAEMMIARLAKEIVEAWSPEGLDGKNLVPGLGLDSRSNVGSSK; via the coding sequence ATGGTCAATAGTTTACTCCGCAGACTGATTTGTTCTGGTGCGATTGGAATCCTGATGGGGCAGGGAATGCTCTGGGCGGCTTCATTGCCAAAATCGAAGACGGATTCGTCGCTTGAATCGAAGATTGCAACGATTGCTGCGACTCATCAAGGTCATGTCGCGCTGTACGCGACCCAGCTGAATACGGGCAAGACCATTGCGTTGGATGCGGACAGGCCGGTGCAAACGGCATCCGTGATCAAACTGGCCATTCTGTTCGAAGCCATGGAGCAGGTAAGAGCCGGAAAGGCCCACTGGGACGAGAAGCTGACGCTGGCAAAAGACGATGGTGTCAGCGGTTCTGGAGTTCTGATGTTTTTCGATACGCCCCTGACCCTGACGTTGAAAGATGTACTGACCATGATGGTGATCGTCAGTGACAATACGGCGACCAATCTGGCGATCGATCGATTTGGCGTGGATACGGTGAATGCCAGAATTGCATGGCTGGGCCTCAAAGATACGCATCTCTATAAAAAGATCGGTAAGCCGGCAAGCGGGCCCATGCCTGCGGATCAGCCGAAATTCGGACTTGGAAAAACAACCGCTCGGGAGATGGCCACGATTATGGAGAGGATTGGGCTTTGCCAACTCGCGGGACCGGGAGAATCGTCACGACCAGGCGATGCAGCGATCTGTCAGGCGGCTCTGACGATGTTGCGTAACCAGTTCTATCGCAATACGATACCGCGATATCTGGAGAAATTGGATTCAAGTGAAGAGGGGTCAGGAATTGCCAGCAAAACGGGGAGTCTGAACGCAGTGCGGAACGATGTCGCCATTGTGGCGGGCAAGAGTGGGCCGATGGTGATCTCGATCTTTACCTATGAGAATGAGGATAAAAGCTGGACTGCGGACAATGAGGCTGAGATGATGATTGCAAGGCTGGCAAAAGAGATTGTCGAAGCCTGGTCGCCGGAGGGATTGGACGGTAAGAATCTGGTTCCCGGGCTTGGATTGGATTCCAGATCGAACGTGGGTTCGTCTAAATAA